The segment AGTATGGTGGGGGGAAACGCCGTGGCACTTCCATGGGGTGAGGTTTATTCTGCCCTTCAGACAGGTATGGTAAACGCTGTGCTTACTTCTTCAGCGTCAGGAAAAGATGGCAACTTTTGGGAAGTGCTAAAACACTTTACAAAAATTAGCTACGCGTACCCTTTGCAAGCGGTGACCATCAACCTTGACTACTGGAAATCTCTCTCCAAAGCCCAACAAGAAGCGATGCTAAAAGCAGCAAATGAGATTGAAGTTGCTCAGTGGGAAGCGAGCAAGCAAGAAGACGCGGTAGCGCTTAAAATGCTCATTGACAATGGCATGAGTGTTAGCGAAACCAGTGACACCCTTAAAGGGCAACTGGATGAGGTGGCGAAGAAGATGCTAGAGGAGTACCTAGCTGACGCAGAGCCTGCCATCAAAGCGATTTTTACGGAATACTACGCCCAATGATCGGCTGGGTTTTCACACTAAATAGGTGGCTCTCCAAGGGGGGAGCCGTCCTTTCCTCGGTGGCACTCATCGTGTTAATCGTGCTGATTTTGGTGGAGATTTTAGGGCGCTCTTTTTTTCAGTACTCGACCATGATCGCCGATGAATACAGCGGATACCTTTACCTTTCAGCGGTTTTTTTTGGCTTAGCGTACGCGCTCAACCACGACAGCCACATTCGCATTACCATCATCACGGCTTACTTGGGAAACAAAGCAAGCCGCGCTGTGGACGTGTTTTGTGGAGTGCTGGGGATGGCGACTATGGGTGTGGTGGTCTACTACGCGTGGATTTTCATGCTAGACACCAAATCCATGGAAATGGTGTCCGAGGGCGTGTCACAAACCCCCTTGTACCTCACGCAAATCCCCGTAGTGGTGGGTTCGGCCTTGCTTTGGTTTGCGCTTTTTAGCTTTACCCTTAAAAGGTTGTGCCATGATCGCTGATCCGCTGATATTGTCTGTTGTTTTGATTGTCGTGATGTTTTTCTTTTTGCTCTCTTCCGTGTGGATTGGCGTGGCGCTTACGTTGACGGGGATTGTAGGAATGCTGTTGTATGAGCACAATTTGCCTCCCGTGATAAGTGTGATGCAAAAAACAGGCGATTTGCTTGCTACCTCGGTGTACGACTCGCTTAACTCGTGGTCTTTGGCAGCACTTCCGATGTTTATCTTGATGGGGGAGATTTTGTACCGCTCTTCTATCTCGACGCGCATCTTGGAAGGGTTGCGTCC is part of the Sulfurospirillum tamanense genome and harbors:
- a CDS encoding TRAP transporter small permease subunit — translated: MIGWVFTLNRWLSKGGAVLSSVALIVLIVLILVEILGRSFFQYSTMIADEYSGYLYLSAVFFGLAYALNHDSHIRITIITAYLGNKASRAVDVFCGVLGMATMGVVVYYAWIFMLDTKSMEMVSEGVSQTPLYLTQIPVVVGSALLWFALFSFTLKRLCHDR